In the genome of Hevea brasiliensis isolate MT/VB/25A 57/8 unplaced genomic scaffold, ASM3005281v1 Scaf463, whole genome shotgun sequence, the window TTTTTAAACATCATTTTGTATATGATGTGaaagtaataaataatattaaaataatatatttagaaATCAAGATAACATatagaataaaaaataatatatataatattatacatAATAGCActgtaaattaatatataaagtattgttaaaaactttaaattaagGGATTTATATGTATCACTAAATACTTACTAATAATTATTGTCAATAGcatgtttaaaatttttaacagtGTATAAAGTATGATATTGAAGTCTAAATTTATTATAATGAAAGTCAAAAAGTAATATAATGCTAATGattgaaacttttttttttctgattAGGCAATTCAAATATTTTATCTATACAATcagatcaattaaattaaaataattattattattcttttttatgtaaatattttattttaaatttattaatggaGAAGATAATATTACATGACGAGTGTAGCATGTGGAGAGGGTAACATTACCCAATACCCACCACCAAATCTTCCAAAGCATATCAGCCAAAGTGGAGAATTTTCCCATCACAACAAACTTCCTAGGTGGATATAGTGACCTCTTAATTGGCATGATTCCCCTTTTTATAGTTTACCTTCCTAATTATGCATTAAATTGATTACTCTAAAAAAATTAGATAATGTTGATAGGAAATTTAACCaataaatcacaaaataaaaaaaatgatatttaatatttttaatatataaattattttttgtaaaataaatagTGCTTTTGGAAATCAAGTGAGATATATTTGTAGATGCCACCtagtttataaataaatttacattttcgTCCATTCATGAGTACTTTACAATCATTTGGTCTacacatattaaaaaaaaaatgcccTTTACAATCATTTTGATATTTATGAAAACTTTTTATTTGactttttgtaaaaattgtatcaTTTAAAATCACTTGGTTATTATTTAATAGCTTAATAGATTAGCACTTAAGTATATGTGTCAGTACTGTCAAAAGTCAAGTTTTAAATATGATGATGttctttaaaagaaataaaaattataatatattgaaatatattatttaaaaatctaaatttataaaaaattattaaataaacttttttaaaaataaagatgTTACACTAATATTTCACTCATTAAATACTTATTTTATAATATAGAAAGTTACAGCTTTATATTTAGGAAACAATAAAAACTTAAAAAGGAAAAAatcttttataattattaaaaaataaaaaataatagaaagAATCTGAGTTTACAAATTGTGCCACTATACAACACTCGGTTATCCCATCTACCAGTCAACCGTAAACAACTGCACTCAGTCAACCTTGTCATCATCGTCATCATCTTCATCCTCAATTTCATCGGTTCTCTCCCAACACGATTCTCTCAAACACTTGAACACGACGTCGTTTATCCACCCAAAGCACCCATATTCGCCACAACACATCTCTCTCAATCTCCCGAAAAACCCTTTATCTCCAACTTCAGGCGGGCTCGACATCGGTTGCAAGTAAGCCAAAGCCGCCTGCTTAACGAGCGGGTTCTTGATCGGGATCTCGTACCAGCTGGAGTTGTGGGTGGGTGAGGAGATCGTAGGAGGTGAGACCGGCAATAGGTCCTTGAGGCTGGTGTAGGTGACGGGCTGTATGGCTATCATCTCTATATCGGAAATTTGAAAAGAAGGATTGAAGCCGTTGTGGAAGAGAAAGCTGGAGTTCAATTCGACATTATTAGTGTCCGTCATCTTGGGGTTTTTGGTTGGTGCTGTAACTGTTTCCATAATGAATTAGCGGAGAATTCAAAGGAAGGAGCAGAGAGATTCAGACATAGATTAAGTTTTTGGTAATAGAATGTTAGTTTGGTGGTAGAGAATCTAGATATTGAGAACAGAGCTTAGTATTTGGTTTGAAATGCGAGTTGGGACTTGAGAGGA includes:
- the LOC131177422 gene encoding uncharacterized protein LOC131177422, which translates into the protein METVTAPTKNPKMTDTNNVELNSSFLFHNGFNPSFQISDIEMIAIQPVTYTSLKDLLPVSPPTISSPTHNSSWYEIPIKNPLVKQAALAYLQPMSSPPEVGDKGFFGRLREMCCGEYGCFGWINDVVFKCLRESCWERTDEIEDEDDDDDDKVD